From Thermoplasmata archaeon, one genomic window encodes:
- a CDS encoding class I SAM-dependent methyltransferase produces the protein MRARAIPAPGVRSPMGGVGGFEKSYVTGDTPWDTGVPSVELIRLLEAGRLPGTTVLEFGCGTGTNAIEFARRGYEVTAIDFAGTAIQQAREKARRAGVTVDFRIGDLTRVGLGGPYDVLFDRGIYHGIRHTDLNGFLRTLECVSRPGTRWLCLAGNAKEPTDGPPVVYEHEFRTELGPLFTFLEIREFRFTLSQPGFRPLAWSILMERR, from the coding sequence GTGCGCGCGCGCGCCATCCCGGCTCCCGGGGTCCGGTCGCCGATGGGTGGCGTCGGTGGATTCGAGAAGTCCTACGTAACGGGCGATACGCCGTGGGACACCGGAGTCCCGAGCGTCGAGCTCATCCGCCTCCTGGAGGCGGGTCGGTTACCCGGCACCACGGTCCTCGAATTCGGCTGCGGCACGGGGACGAATGCGATCGAGTTCGCGCGGCGTGGGTATGAGGTGACCGCCATCGACTTCGCTGGGACCGCAATCCAGCAGGCGCGCGAAAAGGCGCGACGTGCGGGCGTCACCGTTGACTTCCGCATCGGAGACCTGACGCGGGTTGGCCTCGGAGGCCCGTACGACGTGCTATTCGACCGCGGAATCTACCATGGAATCCGCCACACGGACCTGAACGGATTCCTAAGGACCCTCGAATGCGTCTCCCGACCAGGCACGCGTTGGCTGTGCCTCGCCGGAAACGCCAAGGAGCCGACGGACGGCCCGCCAGTCGTCTACGAGCACGAGTTCCGCACGGAGCTCGGTCCGCTGTTCACGTTCCTCGAGATCCGGGAGTTCCGCTTCACGCTGTCCCAGCCGGGCTTCCGCCCGCTCGCGTGGTCGATTCTGATGGAACGCCGGTGA